The Halorhabdus sp. BNX81 genome includes a region encoding these proteins:
- a CDS encoding 4Fe-4S binding protein translates to MSQSEDPYEDLTITTGAVVEPNTSRVNKTGSWRQFKPVVDPDACIACGQCDTYCPDQAAKPVEGKDLYGFDLDYCKGCGICDEVCPTDAIEMIREEK, encoded by the coding sequence ATGAGCCAATCGGAAGACCCATACGAAGACCTGACGATTACGACCGGTGCCGTCGTGGAACCGAACACGTCCCGCGTGAACAAGACGGGATCCTGGCGGCAGTTCAAGCCCGTTGTCGATCCCGACGCCTGTATCGCCTGTGGACAGTGTGATACGTACTGTCCCGACCAGGCAGCCAAGCCGGTCGAGGGAAAGGATCTCTACGGGTTTGATCTGGACTACTGCAAGGGCTGTGGGATCTGTGACGAGGTCTGTCCGACCGACGCGATCGAAATGATTCGGGAGGAGAAATAA
- a CDS encoding pyruvate ferredoxin oxidoreductase subunit gamma yields MEEIRIHGRGGQGSVTLAQLLAQAAHEEGTWAQAFPAFGVERRGAPVEAFARFDEAKITDRSQVDEPDFVIVQDTSLLEYVDVTDGLNEDGLVLVNTDADPEDLDIETDAEVVTVDATEIALQHLGRPIMNTALLGAFAGATGLLDQESMEAVITRKFGGEVGEQNVAATNEAFSEVSA; encoded by the coding sequence ATGGAAGAAATACGCATTCACGGTCGTGGCGGCCAGGGTTCGGTTACACTGGCACAGTTATTGGCACAGGCAGCACACGAAGAAGGGACCTGGGCACAGGCGTTCCCGGCGTTCGGCGTCGAGCGACGGGGCGCGCCCGTCGAGGCGTTCGCGCGCTTCGACGAGGCAAAGATCACGGATCGCAGCCAGGTCGACGAGCCCGACTTCGTCATCGTCCAGGACACGAGCCTGCTCGAGTACGTCGACGTCACCGACGGGCTCAACGAGGATGGCCTCGTGCTGGTCAACACTGACGCAGACCCCGAAGACCTCGATATCGAGACCGATGCCGAGGTCGTCACGGTCGACGCGACCGAGATCGCCCTCCAGCACCTCGGTCGCCCGATCATGAACACGGCCCTCCTGGGTGCCTTTGCCGGCGCGACCGGCCTGCTGGACCAGGAGAGCATGGAAGCCGTCATCACCCGCAAGTTCGGCGGTGAGGTCGGCGAGCAGAACGTCGCCGCGACCAACGAAGCCTTCTCGGAGGTATCAGCATGA
- a CDS encoding DUF5800 family protein produces the protein MTALSFDETGVDVVYEGTDFRLDKEMIEDAVGKSYPDVTDHEVLQLVDPEPTLSGEPQRIAEIIP, from the coding sequence ATGACTGCCCTATCCTTCGACGAAACCGGCGTCGACGTCGTCTACGAGGGGACGGACTTCCGTCTCGACAAGGAGATGATCGAGGACGCGGTCGGCAAATCCTACCCCGACGTGACCGACCACGAGGTGCTCCAGCTGGTCGACCCCGAGCCGACGCTGTCGGGTGAGCCACAACGCATCGCCGAGATCATCCCGTAG
- a CDS encoding methyl-accepting chemotaxis protein: MARPLTRETRAALAFQLIHAVIQAALPFVAPPAAYPFLAGGGFVLAVATLAATMATIRNRLESLHATRTALEDRIADLEATQSALEDDRSALQRDLADARETIESRRAGNDHQLSPSRTVLTPDGGTRIADDASEFDSTVTQYAQTAGAAGDGDLTVRLSADTESESLLELADRFNETVIAFERTIRAADEFSDDVAESSGQVSTATEAVREASENMAESIQDIADAFHEQHEQVTQISEEMGQMSATIEEVAASSDEVAEKADRTERRTVEGIEAARDVSDAMNEVDDQTEHVVETVETLDSRMDEVGQIVDLIDDIAEQTNILALNASIEAAHASNGNNNGFTVVADEVKSLAEETKDATGEIESLITDIQEQTTQTVEEMETMRETVSDGQETMDDGLEALESVLDHVQDTTSGIKEISDATDDQAASSEEVASIADSAAEISRENMDEAESVAAVAEEQTLALGEMYVNAKTLSMRAKQLSNLFDRYETE; the protein is encoded by the coding sequence ATGGCACGCCCCCTCACGCGAGAGACGCGCGCCGCTCTTGCATTCCAACTGATACATGCCGTGATACAGGCCGCGTTGCCGTTCGTGGCACCGCCGGCAGCGTATCCGTTCCTGGCAGGTGGCGGTTTCGTTCTCGCAGTCGCAACGCTCGCAGCCACCATGGCCACCATCCGGAACCGTCTGGAATCGCTTCACGCGACACGGACGGCCCTCGAAGATCGGATCGCGGACCTGGAAGCTACGCAGTCGGCACTGGAAGACGACCGGTCGGCGCTCCAGCGGGACCTCGCGGACGCACGCGAGACGATCGAGTCCCGCAGAGCCGGGAACGATCACCAGCTGTCGCCGTCCAGGACAGTGCTGACACCGGATGGCGGGACGCGGATCGCCGACGATGCCAGCGAGTTCGACAGCACGGTAACCCAGTACGCACAGACAGCAGGGGCGGCCGGTGACGGCGACCTGACCGTCCGGCTGTCCGCCGATACGGAGTCCGAATCACTCCTGGAACTCGCAGACCGCTTCAACGAGACGGTAATCGCGTTCGAACGGACGATCCGGGCGGCCGACGAGTTCAGCGACGACGTCGCCGAGTCGAGCGGACAGGTCTCGACCGCAACCGAAGCCGTCCGCGAGGCCAGCGAGAACATGGCCGAGAGCATCCAGGACATCGCCGACGCTTTCCACGAGCAACACGAGCAGGTGACCCAGATCTCCGAGGAGATGGGCCAGATGTCGGCGACGATCGAGGAAGTCGCCGCCTCCTCGGACGAGGTCGCCGAGAAGGCCGACCGGACCGAGCGCCGGACAGTCGAGGGGATCGAGGCTGCCCGCGACGTCAGCGACGCCATGAACGAGGTCGACGACCAGACCGAACACGTCGTCGAGACCGTCGAAACCCTCGACAGCCGGATGGACGAAGTCGGCCAGATCGTCGACCTCATCGACGACATCGCCGAGCAGACCAACATCCTCGCGCTGAACGCCTCCATCGAGGCCGCCCACGCGAGCAACGGCAACAACAACGGCTTTACCGTCGTCGCCGACGAGGTCAAGAGTCTCGCCGAGGAGACCAAAGACGCCACCGGCGAGATCGAGAGTCTGATCACCGACATCCAGGAGCAGACGACCCAGACTGTCGAGGAGATGGAGACGATGCGTGAAACCGTCAGCGACGGCCAGGAGACGATGGACGACGGACTCGAAGCCTTAGAATCCGTCCTGGATCACGTCCAGGACACGACCAGCGGCATCAAAGAGATCAGCGACGCGACCGACGACCAGGCCGCCTCCAGCGAGGAGGTCGCAAGTATCGCTGACAGTGCTGCGGAGATCAGCCGCGAGAACATGGACGAGGCCGAAAGCGTCGCCGCCGTCGCCGAGGAGCAGACCCTCGCACTCGGCGAGATGTACGTCAACGCCAAGACACTCAGCATGCGCGCAAAGCAACTCTCGAACCTGTTCGATCGGTACGAAACGGAATAA
- a CDS encoding thiamine pyrophosphate-dependent enzyme → MSSDLQDQDFTDEVEHGEELWNPGHRACAGCGPALAMKYITEAAGENTIISQPTGCMEVVSTPYPESSWGTSYIHNIFENAASVASGIEAAYKSFDRRDPDHLDVEDSDDLNIIAVGGDGATADIGIRALSGMMERGHDVTYIMYDNEAYMNTGVQRSSQTPLGASTTTSPAGDVSIGNDTNKKDMASIAADHGVGYVATASISNPRDFKQKVEEAISRDGPKFLHVYSPCPVGWSYESSKTVELAELAVETGLFPVFEMEDGEITDVNKIRDRKPVREWLETQGRFKHLFDDEDGEEAIEELQAWIDDRAEDLGLDA, encoded by the coding sequence ATGAGTTCAGACTTACAGGATCAGGACTTCACTGACGAGGTCGAACACGGCGAGGAACTCTGGAACCCCGGCCACCGCGCGTGTGCCGGGTGTGGCCCCGCGCTGGCCATGAAGTACATCACCGAGGCCGCCGGCGAGAACACCATCATCAGCCAGCCCACTGGCTGTATGGAGGTCGTCTCGACGCCCTATCCCGAGAGTTCCTGGGGCACCAGCTACATCCACAACATCTTCGAGAACGCAGCGAGCGTCGCCTCGGGTATCGAGGCCGCCTACAAGTCCTTCGACCGCCGGGACCCCGATCACCTCGACGTCGAGGACTCCGATGACCTCAACATCATCGCGGTCGGTGGCGACGGCGCGACCGCCGACATCGGCATCCGCGCCCTCTCGGGCATGATGGAACGCGGTCACGACGTGACCTACATCATGTACGACAACGAGGCGTACATGAACACGGGCGTCCAGCGCTCGAGTCAGACCCCGCTCGGGGCCTCGACGACGACGTCGCCGGCCGGCGACGTCAGCATCGGCAACGACACCAACAAGAAGGACATGGCCTCGATCGCGGCCGACCACGGCGTCGGCTACGTCGCGACGGCCTCGATCTCGAACCCGCGGGACTTCAAACAGAAGGTCGAAGAGGCGATCTCGCGTGACGGGCCGAAGTTCCTGCACGTCTACTCGCCGTGTCCGGTCGGCTGGAGTTACGAATCCTCGAAGACGGTCGAACTCGCCGAACTCGCCGTCGAGACCGGACTGTTCCCGGTCTTCGAGATGGAAGACGGCGAGATCACGGACGTGAACAAGATCCGCGACCGCAAGCCGGTCCGCGAGTGGCTCGAGACTCAGGGGCGGTTCAAGCACCTCTTCGACGACGAGGACGGCGAAGAGGCCATCGAGGAGCTCCAGGCGTGGATCGACGACCGCGCCGAGGATCTCGGACTCGACGCCTGA
- a CDS encoding pyruvate ferredoxin oxidoreductase, with product MAKAELNPSDEQQVMKGTSAVAKGVMAADPDVISAYPITPQTGVVEKLSELVADGELDSEFIKVDSEFNAASTCIGASAAGARAFSATSSQGLKLMSEPLFTAAGMRLPIVMAVANRSLSAPLSIWADHTDAFAERDGGMLQFHAEDVQEAIDHVLMGFRVAEQVNLPVLSNFDGFILTHVQEPADIPSEEEVNEFLPPRDPEFTLDPSDPKTMGAYARPEHWTEARYEIQAAMMESKDVWAKTVEEFKEVFGRDYTEYNGMIDTYHGDADYRLVALGSMCGTIRGVIDQYREQGVDVGLVRPRVHRPFPTEEIRAALGDAEAVGVLTKEMSPGYESALAGEIKGTLYHAENQPPIKSFVIGMAGRDITAAEIGAMIEETMEASHPMTFDEQESWPQLREELLQTGGDN from the coding sequence ATGGCAAAAGCTGAACTGAACCCCTCGGACGAACAGCAGGTAATGAAGGGGACGTCGGCCGTGGCGAAGGGCGTCATGGCGGCCGACCCTGACGTCATCTCGGCGTACCCGATCACGCCCCAGACGGGCGTCGTCGAGAAGCTCTCGGAACTCGTCGCCGACGGGGAACTCGACAGCGAGTTCATCAAGGTCGACAGCGAGTTCAACGCCGCCTCGACGTGTATCGGCGCGTCGGCCGCCGGCGCTCGTGCGTTCTCCGCGACGTCGAGTCAGGGCCTGAAGCTGATGAGTGAACCGCTGTTCACGGCGGCTGGCATGCGCCTGCCGATCGTGATGGCGGTCGCCAACCGGTCGCTGTCGGCCCCCCTCTCGATCTGGGCCGACCACACCGACGCCTTCGCCGAGCGCGACGGCGGCATGTTGCAGTTCCACGCCGAGGACGTCCAGGAAGCCATCGACCACGTCCTGATGGGCTTCCGTGTCGCCGAACAGGTCAATCTCCCTGTCCTCTCGAACTTTGACGGCTTTATTCTGACCCACGTCCAGGAACCCGCCGACATCCCGAGCGAGGAGGAGGTCAACGAGTTCCTCCCCCCGCGGGATCCGGAATTCACACTCGACCCCTCGGATCCGAAGACGATGGGTGCCTACGCCCGACCGGAACACTGGACGGAGGCCCGCTACGAGATCCAGGCCGCGATGATGGAGTCCAAGGACGTCTGGGCCAAGACTGTCGAGGAGTTCAAGGAGGTCTTCGGCCGGGACTACACCGAGTACAACGGCATGATCGACACCTACCACGGCGACGCCGACTACCGTCTGGTCGCCCTGGGGTCGATGTGCGGGACGATCCGCGGCGTCATCGATCAGTACCGCGAGCAAGGCGTCGACGTCGGGCTCGTCCGTCCGCGCGTCCACCGGCCGTTCCCGACCGAGGAGATCCGGGCCGCGCTCGGAGACGCCGAGGCCGTCGGCGTCCTGACCAAGGAGATGTCCCCCGGCTACGAGTCCGCGCTGGCCGGCGAGATCAAGGGCACGCTGTATCACGCCGAGAACCAGCCACCGATCAAGAGCTTCGTCATCGGGATGGCCGGCCGGGACATCACCGCCGCCGAGATCGGCGCGATGATCGAGGAGACCATGGAGGCCTCCCATCCGATGACCTTCGACGAGCAGGAATCGTGGCCACAGCTGCGTGAGGAACTCCTCCAGACCGGAGGTGACAACTGA
- a CDS encoding polymer-forming cytoskeletal protein has translation MLRSTPLEELVIPDGTTVEEHDLVTDGDVIVGGQSTVEFGVRGNNVIAGERTRFGGHIEAEGDCRLDMWCDVSEDVLVGEDAYLGERVHIGGELKVAGDLDIGDDVDIDDGFEANGWIVIRNPMPTIVFLFVYLSHLLRIGEEDAAEDVLAAALDADQDAQPLLVPRGTHVSDDAWRVSAPGRIGDDCRLHGNLRAESLTVGRDTIVFGSLRAKDDLTVGRATEIKGDVTTRGGTVSIGPGVHVWGDIAAENVKLHENATVEGTIRVADEMEMHTDSVLDAADEAAEAMAAVAADLDETDFVEDGAPERSADDPATDDAGATSPPADTDSAAVSPESQSGE, from the coding sequence GTGCTGCGATCGACGCCGCTCGAGGAGTTGGTGATCCCCGACGGGACGACCGTCGAGGAGCACGATCTGGTCACCGACGGCGACGTGATCGTCGGCGGCCAGAGTACGGTCGAGTTCGGCGTCCGGGGGAACAACGTCATCGCGGGCGAGCGGACGCGCTTCGGCGGCCACATCGAGGCCGAGGGCGACTGCCGGCTCGACATGTGGTGTGACGTGAGCGAGGACGTCCTCGTCGGCGAGGACGCCTATCTCGGCGAGCGCGTCCACATCGGCGGGGAACTGAAAGTTGCGGGCGATCTCGACATCGGCGACGACGTCGACATTGACGACGGCTTCGAGGCCAACGGCTGGATCGTCATCCGGAACCCGATGCCGACGATCGTCTTTCTGTTTGTGTACCTCTCGCACCTGCTGCGGATCGGCGAGGAAGACGCTGCCGAGGACGTCCTGGCGGCCGCTCTGGACGCTGATCAGGATGCCCAACCGCTACTCGTCCCCCGCGGGACCCACGTCAGCGACGACGCCTGGCGGGTCTCCGCGCCGGGGCGAATCGGCGATGACTGTCGACTCCACGGGAACCTTCGGGCCGAGTCACTCACCGTCGGCCGGGACACGATCGTCTTCGGGTCACTCCGGGCGAAAGACGACCTCACGGTCGGCCGAGCGACCGAGATCAAGGGCGACGTGACCACGCGGGGAGGCACTGTCTCGATCGGCCCCGGCGTCCACGTCTGGGGCGATATTGCCGCCGAGAACGTCAAACTCCACGAGAACGCGACCGTCGAGGGAACGATCCGGGTCGCCGACGAGATGGAGATGCACACCGACAGCGTCCTCGACGCCGCCGACGAGGCGGCCGAGGCGATGGCTGCGGTCGCTGCCGATCTCGACGAGACGGATTTCGTCGAGGACGGCGCTCCCGAACGGTCAGCTGACGACCCTGCCACAGATGACGCGGGAGCGACTTCGCCACCGGCGGACACGGATTCGGCGGCTGTCTCTCCCGAGTCACAGTCCGGCGAATAG
- a CDS encoding DEAD/DEAH box helicase: MAATDASEESIDRPLVEPGVLENRGYQTQLADAAAADHTLVCLPTGLGKTTVSLLVTAERLHAVGGKSLLLAPTKPLVQQHADFYREALTIDDEEIVVFTGEVRPDDRAALWDDATVVIATPQVVENDLLGSRIDLSPVTHCTFDECHRASGEYPYTYIAERYHEDSDDPLVTGMSASPGDDEEAILGVCDNLGIREVEVMTSEDADVEAYTHNTSVNWERVELPEPVIEIRDALQDVIHDRMTQLKELGVTSSTQPDVSEREIRKIQAKLRELMDNDQSEGYQGMSLLAEVRKLRTAVTYAETQSVESLRRYLERLREAARSSGASKADQRLVSAPKVREARRKAEDFEDLHPKFRRTRMQIAETLGIHDGERVIVFTESRDTAETLTDFLGEHFTVEKFVGQSDTEGSDGMTQTEQQETLEAFRAGEFEVLVSTSVAEEGLDVPEVDLVLFYEPVPTAIRSIQRKGRTGRQTEGAVVVLIAEDTRDEAYFWKARQDEKRMEDELRTLKDMAGDIESHLREQMGLDGYDEASADSDDPAAGSNAVENDADSDGTTAVGGDDGDDQPNQDTADDSEDDGQTGLDAFAPGGDDATQSTTEQTDPEPDEEGTVATAGGEEAVEVVIDQRELDASIGRDLSRRDGFETRLETLEVGDYVLSDRVVVERKTISDFLDTLTGGDRSMFEQVKDDARYYDRPVVILEGDGLYEERNVHPNAIRGALASLAVDFGASVLRTDDESGTADLLATIATREQETDDREISVHGEKGSKTLGEQQEYVVASIADVGPVIARALLEHFGSVEAVMTAGEEDLLDVEGVGEVTAERIREVVSSEYEAT; the protein is encoded by the coding sequence ATGGCGGCTACTGACGCGTCCGAGGAATCTATCGATCGCCCGCTCGTCGAGCCCGGCGTCTTGGAGAACCGGGGTTACCAGACCCAGCTGGCCGACGCTGCCGCGGCCGATCACACGCTGGTCTGTCTCCCGACCGGCCTCGGCAAGACCACCGTCAGCCTGCTGGTGACGGCCGAGCGGCTCCACGCGGTCGGCGGGAAATCGCTGTTGCTCGCGCCGACCAAACCGCTGGTCCAGCAACACGCCGATTTCTACCGCGAAGCCCTCACGATCGACGACGAGGAAATCGTCGTCTTCACGGGTGAAGTCCGGCCCGACGACCGCGCCGCGCTGTGGGATGACGCGACTGTCGTAATCGCCACCCCGCAGGTCGTCGAGAACGACCTCCTCGGTTCGCGGATCGATCTCTCGCCGGTGACCCACTGTACGTTCGACGAGTGCCACCGTGCGAGCGGGGAGTACCCCTACACCTACATCGCCGAGCGCTACCACGAGGACAGCGACGACCCCCTTGTGACGGGCATGAGCGCCTCGCCCGGCGACGACGAGGAGGCGATCCTCGGGGTGTGTGACAACCTCGGCATCCGCGAGGTCGAGGTGATGACGAGCGAGGACGCCGACGTCGAGGCCTACACCCACAACACGAGCGTCAACTGGGAACGCGTCGAGTTGCCCGAGCCGGTCATCGAGATCCGCGACGCCCTCCAGGACGTCATCCACGACCGGATGACCCAACTCAAGGAACTCGGGGTCACGTCCTCGACACAGCCCGATGTCTCCGAGCGGGAGATCCGCAAGATCCAGGCCAAGCTCCGGGAATTGATGGACAACGACCAATCGGAGGGGTATCAGGGGATGAGCCTGCTGGCCGAGGTTCGAAAGCTTCGGACGGCCGTGACCTACGCCGAAACCCAGAGCGTCGAGAGCCTGCGCCGGTATCTCGAACGTCTCCGGGAGGCTGCCCGGTCGTCGGGCGCTTCGAAGGCAGATCAGCGCCTCGTCAGCGCGCCGAAGGTCCGCGAGGCACGCCGGAAGGCCGAGGACTTCGAGGACCTCCATCCGAAGTTCCGCCGGACGCGGATGCAGATCGCCGAGACGCTGGGCATCCACGACGGCGAGCGCGTGATCGTCTTCACCGAGTCCCGGGACACCGCCGAGACGCTGACGGACTTCCTGGGTGAGCACTTCACCGTCGAGAAGTTCGTCGGCCAGAGCGACACAGAGGGTAGCGACGGCATGACCCAGACCGAACAGCAGGAGACCTTAGAAGCCTTCCGGGCCGGCGAGTTCGAGGTGCTGGTCTCGACGAGCGTCGCTGAAGAGGGCCTGGACGTCCCGGAAGTCGATCTGGTTCTTTTCTACGAACCCGTCCCGACAGCGATCCGGTCGATCCAGCGCAAGGGCCGGACTGGCCGCCAGACAGAGGGGGCGGTCGTGGTCCTGATCGCCGAGGACACCCGCGACGAGGCCTACTTCTGGAAGGCCCGCCAGGACGAAAAGCGCATGGAGGACGAACTCCGGACGCTGAAGGACATGGCCGGCGACATCGAGAGCCACCTCCGCGAACAGATGGGACTGGACGGCTACGACGAGGCGTCCGCGGATTCGGATGACCCGGCCGCCGGGAGTAATGCGGTCGAGAATGACGCCGACAGCGACGGTACAACGGCTGTCGGCGGAGACGACGGTGACGACCAGCCGAACCAGGACACGGCAGACGACAGCGAGGACGACGGTCAGACCGGCCTGGACGCGTTCGCGCCGGGAGGCGATGACGCCACCCAGTCAACGACGGAGCAAACCGACCCCGAACCGGACGAGGAGGGGACGGTCGCGACGGCCGGCGGCGAGGAGGCAGTCGAGGTCGTCATCGACCAGCGCGAACTCGATGCCTCGATCGGGCGTGATCTCTCGCGTCGCGACGGCTTCGAGACTCGCCTGGAGACGCTCGAAGTCGGCGACTACGTCCTCTCGGATCGCGTCGTCGTCGAGCGCAAGACGATCTCGGACTTCCTCGATACGCTGACGGGCGGGGATCGATCGATGTTCGAGCAGGTCAAAGACGACGCTCGCTACTACGATCGCCCGGTCGTGATTCTGGAGGGTGACGGGCTTTACGAGGAGCGCAACGTCCATCCGAACGCGATTCGGGGTGCACTTGCCTCGCTGGCGGTCGATTTCGGCGCGAGCGTCCTCCGGACCGACGACGAGAGCGGGACAGCCGACCTCCTGGCGACGATTGCCACCCGCGAGCAGGAGACCGACGACAGGGAGATCAGCGTTCACGGCGAGAAGGGCTCGAAGACCCTCGGCGAACAGCAAGAGTACGTCGTCGCCTCGATCGCCGACGTGGGGCCGGTCATCGCGCGGGCGCTGCTCGAGCACTTCGGCAGCGTCGAGGCGGTGATGACCGCCGGCGAGGAGGACCTTCTCGACGTCGAGGGCGTCGGCGAGGTCACCGCCGAGCGGATTCGAGAAGTCGTCAGCAGTGAGTACGAGGCGACGTAG